One Gemmatimonadaceae bacterium DNA window includes the following coding sequences:
- a CDS encoding FecR domain-containing protein — translation MSDEIRAFLSEDPDARWEAIARHLAGESDPAESAAVEAWLTAHPEDAALAAVVKARADRAAAMAAVTVDTEAALARVRARIGNGPTLTVERGGAPRRAPSVPTAAPRRRWRGVGFAAAAGLAAIVGISQWRASRPAAAPTEYRTAVGQRDSLRLPDGTTVVLAPGSRLTVASGYQTGAREVTLEGAAFFEVQHDDAHPFTVHTASADIRDIGTAFSVKTAASGVSVAVTHGIVSMGAKSAAATELRAGDRATMARGTVFVQRGVVTAEDVSWTRGQLAYRDAPLSEVQADLQRWYGLDLRIADSTLAARTLTATFRGDSAAQVVHLIALALGADAVQKGDTIFLQPQGSGSPTP, via the coding sequence ATGTCCGACGAAATCCGCGCCTTCCTGTCCGAAGATCCCGACGCGCGCTGGGAAGCGATCGCCCGCCACCTGGCAGGCGAGAGCGATCCGGCGGAGTCGGCCGCGGTCGAGGCATGGCTGACGGCGCATCCGGAAGACGCTGCGCTGGCCGCGGTTGTTAAGGCGCGCGCCGATCGGGCCGCGGCGATGGCCGCGGTAACCGTGGATACGGAAGCGGCGTTGGCCCGGGTTCGCGCGCGGATCGGCAATGGCCCCACGCTGACGGTGGAGCGGGGCGGTGCGCCGCGCCGGGCGCCGTCGGTACCGACGGCCGCACCTCGACGCCGCTGGCGGGGCGTGGGCTTTGCGGCGGCCGCCGGTCTCGCGGCGATCGTCGGCATCAGCCAGTGGCGCGCCAGTCGGCCCGCCGCGGCGCCCACGGAGTACCGCACGGCCGTCGGCCAGCGCGATTCGCTGCGGCTGCCCGATGGCACCACGGTGGTGCTGGCTCCGGGCAGCCGCCTGACGGTCGCGTCCGGCTATCAGACCGGCGCCCGCGAGGTCACGCTCGAGGGCGCGGCGTTCTTCGAGGTGCAGCACGACGACGCGCATCCGTTCACGGTGCATACGGCGTCGGCCGACATTCGCGATATCGGCACCGCCTTCTCCGTGAAGACGGCCGCCAGTGGCGTATCGGTGGCCGTCACGCACGGCATCGTCTCCATGGGGGCGAAGTCCGCCGCGGCGACCGAACTGCGCGCCGGGGATCGCGCGACGATGGCTCGGGGTACGGTGTTCGTGCAGCGTGGCGTGGTCACCGCCGAGGACGTGTCGTGGACGCGTGGGCAGTTGGCGTATCGCGATGCCCCGCTCAGCGAGGTGCAGGCCGATCTCCAGCGGTGGTATGGTCTCGATCTGCGTATCGCCGACAGTACGCTGGCGGCGCGCACACTCACGGCGACGTTCCGCGGGGATTCTGCCGCGCAGGTCGTCCATCTGATTGCTCTCGCGCTCGGTGCCGATGCCGTGCAGAAGGGCGATACGATTTTCCTCCAGCCGCAGGGATCGGGATCGCCGACCCCCTGA
- a CDS encoding RNA polymerase sigma-70 factor produces MPGKHGKVTAPYVGSISPTGTGGAPLNPLDTGVRYLRPGFAQSRVSFIAPASLVTDSDLLAGLRRGDHAAFDALFRQWYEPVVRAANRILHESGVAEELAQDVFLELWRRRETLPDGSSVPGYLLQAVRNRALNHLRHLQVQKKSQVYVEALNEPVEAADADAHTGELEAAIRDAIADLPPRTREVFLMSRERNLKYSEIAEQLGITVKAVEANMSRALRQLREKLAPFLKRIDAD; encoded by the coding sequence ATGCCGGGGAAACACGGGAAAGTGACTGCACCCTACGTCGGGTCGATTTCGCCAACCGGAACGGGGGGCGCCCCCCTGAATCCGCTGGACACGGGTGTAAGATACCTGCGTCCCGGGTTCGCCCAATCCCGTGTTTCATTCATCGCGCCCGCTTCCCTCGTGACCGACTCTGACCTGCTGGCTGGCCTTCGCCGTGGCGACCACGCCGCGTTCGATGCGCTCTTTCGCCAGTGGTACGAGCCCGTGGTGCGCGCGGCCAACCGGATCCTGCACGAATCCGGCGTGGCCGAGGAACTGGCCCAGGACGTCTTTCTGGAATTGTGGCGCCGGCGCGAAACGCTCCCCGATGGGTCGAGCGTGCCCGGCTATCTGCTGCAGGCGGTGCGCAATCGGGCGCTCAATCACCTGCGACATCTGCAGGTGCAGAAGAAGTCGCAGGTCTATGTCGAGGCGCTGAACGAGCCGGTCGAAGCCGCCGACGCGGATGCGCATACCGGTGAACTGGAAGCCGCTATTCGCGACGCGATCGCAGATCTCCCTCCGCGCACTCGTGAAGTCTTTCTCATGAGCCGCGAACGCAACCTCAAGTACAGCGAGATTGCCGAGCAGCTGGGCATCACCGTGAAGGCGGTCGAGGCCAACATGAGTCGCGCCCTGCGTCAACTGCGGGAAAAGCTCGCCCCGTTTTTGAAACGAATCGACGCTGACTGA
- a CDS encoding lysophospholipid acyltransferase family protein, with translation MHDWALGPNAPQSQRQWLRSLGWWLLKRAGWRFEGRMPDVPKFVCIVAPHTSNWDFPVGLAAKWALGFDSHWWGKHTLFGPLTGWFMRANGGIPVERHAKNNVVDATIAAFHANARFALTLAPEGTRKKVTEWRTGFWHVAKGAGVPICCVAFDWPTKVIRLGPTVEATEDDPLAGIARIRALFADVRGYNPSQQT, from the coding sequence ATGCACGACTGGGCCCTCGGTCCAAATGCGCCCCAATCGCAACGCCAGTGGCTGCGCTCGCTCGGTTGGTGGCTCCTGAAGCGGGCCGGGTGGCGCTTCGAGGGGCGTATGCCCGATGTGCCCAAGTTCGTGTGCATTGTGGCGCCGCATACGTCCAACTGGGACTTCCCGGTCGGCCTCGCGGCCAAGTGGGCCCTGGGTTTCGACTCCCACTGGTGGGGCAAACACACGCTCTTCGGCCCGCTCACGGGATGGTTCATGCGCGCGAACGGCGGCATCCCCGTGGAGCGTCACGCCAAGAACAACGTCGTGGACGCCACCATCGCCGCCTTTCACGCGAATGCACGCTTCGCGCTGACGCTCGCCCCCGAGGGGACGCGAAAGAAGGTTACGGAGTGGCGGACCGGCTTCTGGCACGTGGCCAAGGGCGCCGGGGTCCCCATCTGCTGTGTCGCCTTCGACTGGCCGACCAAGGTCATCCGTCTGGGCCCCACGGTCGAGGCCACCGAAGACGACCCCCTCGCCGGGATCGCCCGCATTCGGGCACTCTTCGCGGATGTGCGAGGCTACAATCCGTCGCAGCAGACCTGA
- a CDS encoding carbohydrate binding family 9 domain-containing protein encodes MPRLPRWLPGVVSLAARTLFAQPAPSPRPTPAAPVPMPATSARAVRAERAPVLDGRDDDGVWRVAPLMQDFVQFDPGEDFPASFRTEARAAFDRRYLYVYVRAYDPHPDSIVTLLSRRDVKTASDQLKIIIDGYLDRRSGVEMAVNPAGVKRDYVIYSDNVEDGTWDGVWDVATSIDSLGWAAEFRVPFSQLRFNQSDTLSFGFGIWRDIARRNERDAWPRYRQSQRTLMSQMGTLTGIADVGTPRRLELMPYSVARSVPNLPNRPLGNHGELTGGLDLKAGLGANVTIDATVHPDFGQVEADPAVLNLSAFEIRFDERRPFFQEGAGMYRCQGSCEGVFYTRRIGRTPQLRRSNSDPLFTDISAAAKLTARFANGTAFGVVNASTERVMGSDGNTVEPQTNYLVVRGLRDFRTGRSQLGFQLTDVRRQLDAATDPFLRRSATTLLMQGFHRFAQNRWEVVSYAAFNDVRGSAQAIALTQRNSVHLYQRPDHEQHYDSTRTALGGPSTSVTLRQVGGRLRYEGYVRYASAGLEVNDLGFVNLVNDMQVKQSLDLRPVRPSRFLRSAFSQLGTETHWTTGGLLAAQSLSLHTSGTLHNNWGGALTTSVSDYGGTHCVSCARGGPALRQSAKYTFRLDVVGDPRPSIVPKAAWRVGTSDVGRSWYRGGDAAVEARVASRFSGAMGLTWDEVTNDQQWVGNYGYFLSDTTHFTFARLHQHILSITMRANWTATPTLSFQFYGQPFVTTGDYSNWRELGAPRAAAYADRFRSYRSAAPAGFNVKQFNSNAVVRWEYRPASTLFLVWQQGRADDPTGRGVFVPARDVRDLFGTRPLNTVLLKLSYWLNP; translated from the coding sequence ATGCCCCGTCTCCCTCGTTGGCTGCCGGGCGTCGTGTCCCTCGCCGCCCGAACGCTCTTCGCCCAACCGGCCCCCTCGCCGCGTCCGACGCCGGCGGCGCCGGTGCCGATGCCGGCCACCAGTGCCCGTGCGGTGCGCGCCGAACGCGCGCCGGTCCTCGATGGGCGTGATGACGACGGCGTCTGGCGGGTGGCGCCGCTCATGCAGGACTTCGTGCAGTTCGATCCCGGCGAGGACTTTCCGGCCTCGTTCCGCACCGAAGCGCGGGCGGCGTTCGACCGGCGCTATCTGTACGTCTACGTGCGCGCGTACGATCCGCACCCCGACAGCATCGTCACGCTGCTCTCGCGCCGCGATGTGAAGACGGCCAGTGATCAGCTCAAGATCATCATCGACGGCTATCTCGATCGTCGGAGCGGTGTCGAGATGGCAGTGAATCCCGCCGGCGTGAAGCGCGACTATGTGATCTACAGCGACAACGTCGAAGACGGCACATGGGATGGGGTCTGGGATGTCGCCACCTCCATCGACAGCCTCGGATGGGCCGCCGAGTTTCGCGTGCCCTTCAGCCAGCTGCGCTTCAATCAGTCGGACACCCTCAGCTTTGGCTTCGGCATCTGGCGCGATATCGCGCGGCGCAACGAGCGCGATGCGTGGCCGCGCTATCGGCAGTCGCAGCGCACGCTGATGTCACAGATGGGGACGCTTACCGGCATCGCCGACGTGGGCACACCGCGGCGGCTCGAGCTGATGCCGTACTCGGTCGCGCGCAGTGTGCCGAACCTCCCCAACCGACCCCTCGGTAATCACGGCGAACTCACCGGCGGGCTCGACCTCAAAGCCGGGCTGGGCGCGAACGTCACCATCGACGCCACGGTGCACCCCGACTTCGGCCAGGTCGAAGCCGATCCGGCGGTGCTCAATCTCTCGGCCTTCGAAATCCGGTTCGATGAACGGCGCCCCTTCTTTCAGGAGGGGGCCGGGATGTATCGCTGCCAGGGCTCGTGCGAGGGGGTGTTCTACACGCGGCGCATCGGCCGCACGCCGCAGCTGCGTCGGTCGAATTCCGATCCCCTGTTCACCGACATCTCGGCGGCGGCCAAGCTCACCGCCCGCTTTGCGAACGGGACGGCGTTCGGGGTCGTGAACGCGTCCACCGAACGCGTGATGGGGAGCGACGGCAACACCGTTGAACCGCAAACCAACTATCTCGTGGTGCGCGGACTGCGCGACTTCCGTACCGGCCGTTCCCAACTCGGCTTTCAGCTCACCGATGTGCGGCGGCAGCTCGACGCCGCCACCGATCCGTTCCTGCGCCGCTCCGCGACCACGTTGCTGATGCAGGGATTCCATCGGTTCGCGCAGAACCGGTGGGAAGTTGTGAGCTATGCGGCCTTCAACGACGTGCGCGGTTCGGCGCAGGCGATTGCCCTCACTCAACGCAACAGCGTGCACCTCTATCAGCGCCCCGATCACGAGCAGCACTACGATTCCACCCGCACGGCCCTTGGCGGCCCCTCCACGTCGGTGACGCTGCGGCAGGTCGGCGGACGGCTGCGCTACGAGGGATACGTGCGCTATGCCAGTGCGGGGCTCGAGGTGAATGACCTCGGGTTCGTGAACCTCGTGAACGACATGCAGGTGAAGCAGTCACTCGACCTGCGTCCCGTGCGACCATCGCGGTTCCTGCGGTCGGCGTTCTCGCAGCTGGGCACCGAAACCCACTGGACCACCGGCGGCTTGCTCGCGGCGCAATCCCTCTCACTGCACACCAGCGGCACGCTGCACAACAATTGGGGCGGCGCCCTCACCACCTCCGTGAGTGATTACGGTGGAACGCACTGCGTGAGCTGCGCCCGGGGCGGGCCCGCGCTGCGCCAGAGTGCGAAGTACACCTTCCGCCTCGATGTGGTCGGTGATCCGCGCCCGTCCATCGTGCCCAAGGCGGCGTGGCGCGTAGGCACCAGCGACGTCGGGCGATCCTGGTATCGGGGCGGCGACGCGGCCGTGGAAGCGCGCGTGGCCAGCCGTTTCTCCGGGGCGATGGGGCTGACCTGGGACGAGGTCACCAACGACCAGCAGTGGGTGGGCAACTACGGCTACTTCCTGAGCGATACCACGCACTTCACGTTTGCGCGGCTCCATCAGCATATCCTGAGCATCACCATGCGCGCGAACTGGACCGCCACCCCCACGCTGTCGTTCCAGTTCTATGGGCAGCCGTTCGTCACCACCGGTGACTACAGCAACTGGCGGGAACTCGGGGCACCGCGTGCCGCCGCCTATGCCGATCGGTTCCGCAGCTATCGCAGCGCGGCACCCGCGGGCTTCAACGTCAAGCAATTCAATTCGAACGCCGTGGTGCGCTGGGAGTACCGCCCGGCGAGCACATTATTCCTCGTCTGGCAGCAGGGGCGCGCCGACGATCCGACCGGTCGAGGGGTCTTCGTGCCGGCGCGCGATGTGCGCGACCTCTTCGGAACGCGCCCGCTCAATACAGTGCTGCTCAAGCTGAGCTACTGGCTGAATCCCTGA